In the genome of Myxococcus stipitatus, one region contains:
- a CDS encoding CusA/CzcA family heavy metal efflux RND transporter — MLTRLIDWSLSHRWAVLLGTAALVVSGLLAFRVLPIDAIPDTTPVQVQVNTVAPALTPTEVERQLTIPIEQALSGLPRVSELRSISKFGLSQVTLQFSDGVDLWFARQQVSERLSRIQTPTGIEPPSLGPVATGLGEVFHYLVKSRTRSLEELRTLHDGVIAPQLRAVPGVAEVNAWGGEEKQWHVIVDPRRLQQFSLDLGDVYRALEENNANVGGGVVERAGASSLVLGVGVLDGGKSIEDVVVAARRGVPVRIRDVARVEVGHEIRRGATTADGEGEVVLGLGFMLVGENSHTVTKALALRLEELRRTLPEGVTVEPVYERTELVELVLRTVRTNLLEGALLVIAVLFLFLGNWRAGLIVAAAIPLSMLFAFNAMLRFGIAGTLMSLGAIDFGLVVDSSVILVENAERRLAEARDGRSLLEVVRDAAIEVRKPTLFGELIIMVVYLPILALEGVEGKLFRPMALTVIFALLGSAVLSMTLMPVLASFALKRGAKPHAEPRLVRFLQRCYRPVLEWALAHARVTLGAAALLVLGAAFAATRLGSEFVPRLSEGTLVINTVRLAEVSLSESVRYGGQIERVLLSHFPDEAQRVWTRTGTAEVATDPMGIELSDVFITLKPREQWKRAETQEELVGEMKAELADLPGMRMAFLQPIEMRVNEMIAGVRSDVGIKLFGDDLEVLKAKAREVEALVKGLPGAADVTVEQVTGQPVMEVVVDRSAVARHGIPARAVLDVVEAMGTRVVGEVREGERRFDLAVRLLEEYRDDPAKLASIPVTAPSGERIPLGRLVTIREVVGPTTIQREWGKRRLVVQANVRERDLGGFVDELRRTLDTQLELPTGYSVRYGGQFEHLERARARLLIVVPVALTLIFLLLYLTYHRVLDALRIFAGVPFALVGGVLALLVRGLPFSISAAVGFIALSGVSVLGDMVLVSRVRGLLERGLSVGEAIREAALTRLRPVLMTAAVAAIGFVPMALNTGVGAEVQRPLATVVIGGVLSSTLLTLVVLPVLYTVFGAGRSTSENEPPVASADAAPEEGRAVG, encoded by the coding sequence ATGCTGACTCGGCTCATTGATTGGTCCTTGTCACACCGCTGGGCCGTGCTGCTGGGCACGGCGGCGCTGGTCGTCTCCGGGCTGCTCGCCTTCCGAGTCCTGCCCATCGACGCCATCCCGGACACCACTCCCGTGCAGGTGCAGGTGAACACGGTGGCGCCCGCGCTCACGCCCACCGAGGTGGAGCGGCAGCTCACCATCCCCATCGAGCAGGCACTCTCGGGGCTGCCTCGCGTCAGCGAGCTGCGCTCCATCTCCAAGTTCGGCCTGTCCCAAGTCACGCTCCAGTTCAGCGACGGCGTGGACCTGTGGTTCGCGAGGCAGCAGGTGTCCGAGCGACTGAGCCGAATCCAGACGCCCACCGGCATCGAGCCTCCCTCGCTGGGGCCCGTGGCCACGGGCCTGGGCGAGGTGTTCCACTACCTGGTCAAGAGCCGCACGCGGAGCCTGGAGGAGCTGCGCACCCTGCACGACGGGGTCATCGCGCCCCAGCTCCGCGCGGTGCCTGGGGTGGCGGAGGTGAATGCCTGGGGTGGCGAGGAGAAGCAGTGGCACGTCATCGTCGACCCTCGACGGCTTCAGCAGTTCAGCCTCGACCTGGGTGATGTCTACCGAGCCCTGGAGGAGAACAACGCCAACGTCGGCGGTGGCGTGGTCGAGCGCGCCGGAGCCTCGAGCCTGGTGCTCGGCGTGGGAGTGCTCGATGGAGGCAAGTCCATCGAGGACGTGGTCGTCGCCGCGCGCCGAGGCGTGCCCGTGCGCATCCGCGATGTGGCGCGCGTCGAGGTGGGGCATGAAATCCGGAGGGGCGCCACCACGGCGGATGGAGAGGGCGAGGTCGTCCTCGGCCTGGGCTTCATGTTGGTGGGAGAGAACTCGCACACGGTGACGAAGGCGCTGGCGCTGCGTTTGGAGGAGCTCAGGCGGACCCTGCCCGAAGGTGTCACCGTGGAGCCGGTCTACGAGCGCACGGAGCTGGTGGAGCTGGTGCTGCGCACGGTGCGCACCAACCTCCTGGAGGGCGCGCTGCTGGTCATCGCGGTCCTCTTCCTCTTCCTGGGCAACTGGCGCGCGGGGCTCATCGTCGCGGCGGCCATTCCCTTGTCGATGCTGTTCGCCTTCAACGCGATGTTGCGCTTTGGCATCGCGGGGACACTCATGTCGCTGGGGGCCATCGACTTCGGGCTCGTGGTCGACTCCTCCGTCATCCTGGTGGAGAACGCGGAGAGGCGGCTGGCGGAGGCTCGGGATGGGCGCTCGCTGCTGGAGGTGGTGCGAGACGCCGCCATCGAGGTGCGCAAGCCCACGCTCTTCGGTGAGCTCATCATCATGGTGGTGTACCTGCCCATCCTCGCGTTGGAGGGCGTGGAGGGGAAGCTGTTCCGCCCCATGGCGCTCACGGTCATCTTCGCGCTGCTCGGGAGCGCGGTGCTGTCCATGACGCTGATGCCGGTGCTGGCGTCGTTCGCGCTGAAGCGAGGTGCGAAGCCGCACGCGGAGCCGCGCCTCGTGCGCTTCCTCCAGCGGTGCTATCGGCCAGTGCTCGAGTGGGCGCTGGCCCATGCGCGCGTCACGCTTGGAGCCGCGGCGCTGCTCGTGTTGGGAGCGGCCTTCGCCGCCACGAGGCTGGGGAGCGAGTTCGTCCCGCGCCTCTCCGAAGGCACGCTCGTCATCAACACGGTGCGCCTGGCCGAAGTCTCTCTCTCGGAGTCGGTGCGCTACGGTGGACAGATAGAGCGCGTGTTGCTGTCGCACTTTCCCGACGAGGCGCAGCGGGTCTGGACGCGCACGGGCACGGCGGAGGTGGCCACGGACCCGATGGGCATCGAGCTGTCGGATGTCTTCATCACGCTCAAGCCCCGGGAGCAGTGGAAGCGAGCGGAGACCCAGGAGGAGCTGGTTGGAGAGATGAAGGCGGAGCTGGCGGACCTGCCCGGCATGCGCATGGCGTTCCTCCAGCCCATCGAGATGCGGGTCAACGAGATGATTGCGGGCGTGCGCAGTGACGTCGGCATCAAGCTCTTCGGGGACGACCTCGAGGTGCTCAAGGCGAAGGCACGCGAGGTGGAGGCGCTGGTGAAGGGCCTCCCGGGCGCGGCGGATGTCACGGTGGAGCAGGTGACGGGGCAGCCGGTGATGGAGGTGGTGGTCGACCGGAGTGCGGTGGCGCGACATGGCATTCCCGCGCGAGCGGTGCTCGACGTGGTGGAGGCCATGGGCACGCGCGTCGTCGGCGAGGTGCGCGAGGGCGAGCGCAGGTTCGACCTGGCAGTGCGGCTGCTGGAGGAGTACCGCGACGACCCGGCGAAGCTCGCGTCCATTCCAGTGACAGCCCCGAGCGGCGAGCGGATTCCCCTGGGGAGGCTGGTGACGATTCGCGAGGTCGTGGGCCCCACGACCATCCAGCGCGAGTGGGGAAAGCGCCGACTGGTGGTCCAGGCGAACGTGCGCGAGCGCGACCTCGGTGGTTTCGTGGACGAGCTGCGCCGCACGCTCGACACGCAGCTGGAGCTGCCGACGGGCTACTCCGTTCGGTATGGAGGACAGTTCGAGCACCTGGAGCGTGCCCGGGCGAGACTGCTCATCGTGGTGCCGGTGGCGTTGACACTCATCTTCCTGCTGCTCTACCTCACGTATCACCGGGTCCTGGATGCGCTGCGCATCTTCGCGGGAGTCCCCTTCGCGCTCGTGGGGGGAGTCCTGGCGCTCCTGGTGCGGGGCTTGCCGTTCTCCATCTCCGCCGCCGTGGGTTTCATCGCACTGTCCGGTGTGTCCGTCCTAGGGGACATGGTGCTCGTCTCTCGCGTGCGGGGACTGCTGGAGCGCGGCCTGTCCGTGGGGGAGGCCATTCGGGAAGCGGCCCTGACGCGGTTGCGGCCCGTGCTGATGACGGCGGCGGTGGCCGCCATCGGCTTCGTTCCCATGGCGCTGAACACGGGAGTCGGTGCGGAGGTCCAACGGCCGCTCGCCACGGTCGTCATCGGAGGCGTCCTCTCCTCTACCCTGCTCACGCTCGTGGTGCTTCCCGTCCTCTACACGGTGTTCGGAGCGGGGCGGAGCACGTCCGAGAATGAGCCACCTGTCGCTTCGGCGGATGCAGCACCCGAGGAAGGGCGCGCGGTGGGATGA
- a CDS encoding arginine N-succinyltransferase has translation MLLLRDVQKTDLAGLKRLAAVLNTVNLPNNEETLENIIDKSVKSFAGKVKNPLEREYLFVLEDVRNSLIIGTSMIIAQHGTYEAPHIYYEVSEREHYSASLERHLRHKVLSIAYNYEGPTEIGGLVVDPPYRATPDKPGKQLSYVRFLFIAMHRRLFRPRVLAELLPPLLPDGRSLLWEACGKKFTGLTYLEADRLSRQNKEFIKELFPASDIYASLFPDRVQKVLGEVGPNTRGVQRMLERIGFKYVERIDPFDGGPHFEANTGDVTLIRKYRTVKLAEEDFEMEGDDVLVAFEKDSGRNRFRSVRCMARLDNQVIYLPAAAKEALGADAGDRLSIIPFE, from the coding sequence ATGCTTCTCCTGCGTGACGTCCAGAAGACCGACCTGGCCGGCCTCAAGCGGCTCGCCGCCGTGCTCAACACGGTGAACCTGCCGAACAACGAGGAGACGCTCGAGAACATCATCGACAAGTCGGTGAAGAGCTTCGCCGGCAAGGTGAAGAACCCGCTCGAGCGCGAGTACCTCTTCGTCCTGGAGGACGTGCGAAACAGCCTCATCATCGGCACGTCGATGATCATCGCCCAGCACGGCACGTACGAGGCGCCGCACATCTACTACGAGGTGAGCGAGCGGGAGCACTACTCCGCCTCCCTGGAGCGCCACCTCCGGCACAAGGTCCTCTCCATCGCCTACAACTACGAGGGCCCCACGGAGATTGGTGGCCTCGTCGTCGACCCGCCCTACCGCGCCACGCCCGACAAGCCCGGCAAGCAGCTGTCGTACGTGCGCTTCCTCTTCATCGCCATGCACCGCCGGCTGTTCCGTCCGCGCGTGCTCGCGGAGCTGCTCCCGCCGCTGCTCCCGGACGGACGCAGCCTGCTGTGGGAGGCGTGCGGCAAGAAGTTCACCGGGCTGACTTACCTGGAGGCCGACCGCCTCAGCCGGCAGAACAAGGAGTTCATCAAGGAGCTCTTCCCCGCCTCGGACATCTACGCGTCCCTCTTCCCGGACCGCGTGCAGAAGGTGCTGGGCGAGGTGGGGCCGAACACGCGCGGCGTGCAGCGCATGCTGGAGCGCATCGGCTTCAAGTACGTGGAGCGCATCGACCCGTTCGACGGAGGCCCGCACTTCGAGGCCAACACGGGCGACGTGACGCTCATCCGCAAGTACCGCACGGTGAAGCTGGCGGAAGAGGACTTCGAGATGGAGGGGGACGACGTGCTCGTCGCCTTCGAGAAGGACTCGGGCCGCAACCGCTTCCGCTCCGTGCGCTGCATGGCCCGGCTCGACAACCAGGTCATCTACCTGCCCGCCGCCGCGAAGGAAGCCCTGGGCGCGGACGCGGGCGACCGGCTGTCCATCATCCCCTTCGAGTAA
- a CDS encoding transglutaminase domain-containing protein has product MSSPLALLVLALAASPVSPGKGTEGPPRGESARFVFSWRGVPVGTVSLTHEAGRFSYLSQHLHTRGSSHGERRREVTLEVDASGRLAGGKVVPQALWLWRGPPAPGCVTGREELSGREGPHCVTGGTAPWVEGTLLGVPFRARYGAGGRMEVLEVGESRFTVASPGEPLRAPPDFFSQGLPVEGTDGALTLVPAVEVPPRLEGMTPWTRGAARALSARVHAAFPEKGPGAADWREGGEGEAGGCLAHALRFAAEARKKGVSVALVHGLLVVDGGPARPHAWVRVALVEGGTLDLDPTSLDAVRPDTHLPLALADARGPALEAGARWLALLRGAHRVVRQR; this is encoded by the coding sequence GTGTCTTCCCCGCTCGCCCTCCTCGTCCTCGCCCTCGCCGCCAGCCCCGTGAGCCCAGGGAAGGGGACAGAGGGCCCTCCCCGGGGGGAGTCGGCGCGCTTCGTCTTCTCCTGGCGAGGGGTGCCCGTGGGCACGGTGAGCCTGACGCACGAGGCCGGACGCTTCTCCTACCTGAGCCAGCACCTGCACACCCGAGGCTCCAGCCACGGAGAGCGGCGCCGCGAGGTGACGCTGGAGGTGGATGCCTCGGGTCGGCTCGCGGGGGGAAAGGTGGTGCCCCAGGCGCTGTGGCTGTGGCGAGGCCCGCCCGCGCCAGGCTGCGTGACGGGGCGCGAGGAGCTGTCCGGTCGCGAGGGCCCCCACTGTGTCACCGGAGGGACGGCCCCCTGGGTGGAGGGCACGCTGCTGGGCGTCCCCTTCCGGGCCCGCTACGGCGCGGGTGGGCGCATGGAGGTGCTGGAGGTGGGCGAGTCCCGCTTCACCGTGGCGTCCCCGGGAGAGCCCCTGCGCGCGCCGCCCGACTTCTTCTCGCAGGGGCTCCCCGTGGAGGGCACGGACGGGGCGCTGACGCTGGTGCCCGCCGTAGAGGTCCCGCCACGGCTGGAGGGCATGACGCCGTGGACACGTGGCGCGGCCCGGGCCCTCTCGGCGCGTGTCCACGCGGCGTTCCCGGAGAAGGGCCCTGGGGCCGCGGACTGGCGCGAGGGGGGCGAAGGCGAGGCGGGTGGATGTCTGGCGCACGCGCTGCGCTTCGCGGCGGAGGCTCGGAAGAAGGGCGTGAGCGTGGCCCTGGTGCACGGGCTCCTGGTGGTGGATGGCGGACCCGCCAGGCCGCATGCGTGGGTGCGCGTGGCGCTGGTGGAGGGCGGCACGCTGGATTTGGACCCCACCTCGCTGGACGCGGTGCGGCCGGACACGCACCTGCCGCTGGCCCTCGCGGATGCGCGAGGCCCGGCGCTGGAGGCGGGGGCGCGGTGGCTCGCGCTCCTGCGGGGAGCCCACCGCGTGGTCCGCCAGCGGTGA
- a CDS encoding TonB family protein, with protein sequence MQTDPRPSTSPHSLVDPLLGQVLHGRFRVLSPVGAGGMGRVYRALQLPLERVVALKVMSPTFPTASDPEFQRRFLLEASITAKLTHPNTVTVIDYGKTEDGTFYIAMEYLEGRTLAEHLASGPLPWPRAVEIAQQVCRSLREAHRLGVVHRDLKPANVMLLAEEGRDHVKVLDFGLVKSFAVVGASASGGDAAVPEITQGGMFLGSPMYMAPEQARNLADARSDVYALGVLLYQMLMGRPPFVMQDPLELIFAHQKEPPPRFQVVRPEMAVPESVEAVVRRCLEKQPAHRYESMDALLEALRGVGGGSADTGPGEVLTGPLAVSTPSTNRGGQSTMVLDISLDESSVLRPESPRPSFRRWGLMLGVLLACGVGAYLLGARRVPSPPVAAQTGVTPVPSAAPVRESPPTVAAVQPPQPVRFHVSSQPSGARVFWKGVERGTTPFVLEVPPDAKGLATAELTFVREGYRSDRVLAGGSGEVLLNQRLQRERGGRGGASSPGAEVAGPAEWQSGPSLSAPTPLEAPAAAVEPTRPVAVGARSSSAPAEPIQLPENAKPPVELVGNQQPEFPQEARAAGREGMVVLKLVVTARGEVRDVTVMRGDEPFASAALRAVRTWRYQPAMLEGQPVAVYRVVKVPFRLRP encoded by the coding sequence ATGCAGACTGATCCGCGCCCGTCGACGTCGCCTCACTCGCTGGTGGACCCGCTGCTCGGCCAGGTGCTCCACGGGCGCTTCCGGGTGCTGTCGCCCGTGGGCGCCGGGGGCATGGGCCGGGTGTATCGCGCGCTCCAGCTTCCGTTGGAGCGGGTGGTGGCGCTCAAGGTGATGAGTCCCACGTTCCCCACCGCGAGCGACCCGGAGTTCCAGCGGCGCTTCCTCCTGGAGGCGAGCATCACGGCGAAGCTGACCCATCCCAACACCGTCACCGTCATCGACTACGGGAAGACGGAGGATGGGACGTTCTACATCGCGATGGAGTACCTGGAGGGGCGCACGCTGGCGGAGCACCTGGCCTCCGGGCCCCTGCCCTGGCCGCGCGCGGTGGAGATTGCGCAGCAGGTGTGCCGGTCGCTGCGCGAGGCGCATCGGCTGGGAGTGGTGCACCGGGATTTGAAGCCCGCGAACGTGATGCTGCTGGCGGAGGAGGGGCGCGACCATGTGAAGGTGCTCGACTTCGGGCTGGTGAAGTCCTTCGCCGTGGTGGGCGCGAGCGCGAGTGGTGGCGACGCGGCGGTGCCGGAAATCACCCAGGGCGGGATGTTCCTGGGGTCGCCGATGTACATGGCGCCGGAGCAGGCGCGGAACCTGGCGGATGCGCGCAGTGACGTCTATGCACTCGGAGTTTTGCTGTACCAGATGCTCATGGGGCGTCCGCCCTTCGTGATGCAGGACCCGCTGGAGCTCATCTTCGCGCACCAGAAGGAGCCGCCCCCTCGCTTCCAAGTGGTGCGTCCGGAGATGGCGGTTCCCGAGTCCGTGGAGGCTGTGGTGCGTCGCTGCCTGGAGAAGCAGCCCGCGCACAGGTACGAGTCCATGGATGCGCTCCTGGAGGCCCTGCGGGGCGTAGGCGGGGGTTCGGCGGACACGGGCCCGGGTGAAGTGCTGACCGGGCCGCTCGCCGTGTCGACGCCGTCCACGAACAGGGGGGGGCAGAGCACGATGGTGTTGGACATCAGCCTGGATGAGTCCTCCGTGCTTCGTCCGGAGTCGCCTCGTCCGAGCTTCCGTCGCTGGGGGTTGATGTTGGGCGTGCTGCTCGCCTGTGGAGTCGGGGCCTATCTGCTCGGTGCACGTCGTGTTCCTTCTCCTCCGGTGGCCGCGCAGACAGGGGTCACACCGGTTCCATCGGCGGCGCCGGTGCGCGAGTCGCCGCCCACGGTGGCGGCGGTGCAGCCGCCTCAGCCCGTGCGCTTCCATGTCTCCAGCCAACCTTCGGGAGCGCGAGTCTTCTGGAAGGGCGTGGAGCGAGGCACGACGCCCTTCGTGCTGGAGGTGCCACCGGATGCGAAGGGGTTGGCCACGGCGGAGCTGACGTTCGTGCGGGAGGGCTATCGCTCGGACCGGGTGCTCGCGGGTGGGTCTGGCGAGGTGCTCTTGAATCAGCGACTGCAGCGCGAACGAGGAGGCCGAGGAGGAGCGTCATCTCCCGGCGCGGAGGTGGCGGGTCCGGCGGAGTGGCAGTCAGGACCGTCGCTGAGTGCCCCCACGCCGCTGGAGGCTCCCGCCGCCGCCGTGGAGCCCACCAGGCCGGTGGCGGTCGGGGCGCGTTCGAGCAGTGCTCCCGCCGAGCCCATCCAACTGCCGGAGAACGCGAAACCGCCCGTGGAGCTCGTGGGGAATCAGCAGCCGGAGTTCCCCCAGGAAGCGCGAGCGGCGGGACGCGAAGGGATGGTGGTCCTCAAGCTGGTCGTCACGGCGCGGGGCGAGGTCCGAGACGTCACGGTGATGCGAGGTGACGAGCCCTTCGCCTCCGCCGCGCTGCGCGCGGTGCGCACGTGGCGATATCAACCGGCGATGCTGGAGGGGCAGCCCGTCGCCGTGTACCGCGTGGTCAAGGTGCCCTTCCGGCTGCGGCCCTGA
- a CDS encoding polysaccharide lyase produces MWMVPSLALAGIVWRGDFETGNRSQYSGEQMVSSDRLLVVTNPVAQGKYALKVTVKQGDDPINSSGNRNELVYQGGEKEGSEYFYRWNVMFAPDFPSVDTWQLFTQWHHDGCCGSPPLEFYVRGEEIRMVLNDDNTIPWRTKLQRGVWHEFILHVKWSSKASTGFVELWHNKEKVLQKRSAVTMYAGQGNYLKLGLYRSDTVKQVGVVYHDGFIQATTLADVLETPTVPDAGTPPVDAGTPEPSPDAGEPVVPEPVDAGPPPQADAGVASDAGTGGLKPPVEVLPDGGDAEGSGCNSSGGSLAALTLLGLLGLARVRRRRSS; encoded by the coding sequence ATGTGGATGGTTCCCAGCCTGGCTTTGGCAGGCATTGTGTGGAGAGGTGACTTCGAGACGGGAAACCGCTCGCAATACTCGGGCGAGCAGATGGTGAGCTCGGACCGGTTGCTGGTGGTGACGAATCCGGTGGCGCAGGGGAAGTACGCGCTGAAGGTCACCGTGAAACAGGGGGACGACCCCATCAACTCCAGCGGCAACCGCAACGAGCTGGTGTACCAGGGGGGCGAGAAGGAAGGCTCCGAGTACTTCTATCGGTGGAACGTGATGTTCGCACCGGACTTTCCGAGCGTGGATACGTGGCAGCTCTTCACGCAGTGGCACCATGACGGGTGCTGCGGCTCACCTCCGCTGGAGTTCTACGTGCGAGGTGAGGAGATCCGCATGGTGTTGAACGACGACAACACGATTCCGTGGCGCACGAAGCTCCAGCGGGGCGTGTGGCACGAGTTCATCCTGCACGTGAAGTGGTCCTCGAAGGCGAGCACGGGCTTCGTGGAGCTGTGGCACAACAAGGAGAAGGTGCTGCAGAAGCGCAGCGCGGTGACGATGTACGCGGGGCAGGGCAACTACTTGAAGCTGGGCCTGTATCGCAGTGACACCGTGAAGCAGGTCGGCGTCGTGTATCACGATGGTTTCATCCAGGCGACGACGCTGGCGGACGTGCTGGAGACGCCGACGGTGCCGGATGCGGGCACGCCTCCGGTGGACGCGGGGACTCCCGAGCCTTCGCCGGACGCGGGTGAGCCCGTGGTGCCGGAGCCCGTGGATGCGGGGCCTCCGCCGCAAGCGGACGCGGGTGTGGCCTCGGATGCGGGGACGGGGGGGCTGAAGCCGCCGGTGGAGGTGCTCCCGGATGGAGGCGACGCGGAGGGCTCGGGCTGCAACAGCTCGGGTGGCTCGCTCGCGGCGCTGACGCTGTTGGGACTCTTGGGGCTGGCGCGGGTTCGCCGTCGCCGCTCCTCGTAG